From one Comamonas piscis genomic stretch:
- a CDS encoding acetate--CoA ligase family protein: MSHASSSLDALFHPRSVALVGASSDPERIGGRPLRFMLEAGFAAPIYPVNRSGALIQGLQSYQKVSDIPFPVDQAIICVPVAGVEEAVRDAIAKGVKAIQVMTAGFAEIDAAGRALQDRIVGLCRAAGVRMLGPNSLGLLNVPARFFSTFSTFLNGAQPQPGSISLATQSGAFGSAAYGLATLRGLGFSKIIATGNEADVDVAESIDYLADDPDTRIICAAVESCRDGNRLRRALLKAARAGKPVLIMKVGRTELGAAAASTHTGSLAGNDKVYDTVFRECGALRPESIEEMLDIAYLYTVSGVLPANDELGVFTGSGGIGVLMADEAGAQGMELPPLPATAREATLALLPFAVAANPLDMTAQVTSVASGTSRTLGVMLEHTRYGAVLGYLAHVGLSPERFASTQQEIAELAAQHRERLTILVMLALPQVRSALEKQGVAVFEDPTRAVRAVAGLAKIRQRWQALYQLPGSAQPAAPALALDDVHTESGAKRALAAAGLPVPPEHLCSSAAQAAAAAAQVGFPVVAKIVSPDIAHKTEVGGVMLNLQDATAVDRAFGTLMDRARTARPDARLEGVLIAPMLRGGVEVILGLHRDPTFGQMVMYGSGGTAVELFQDVALASAPLTAARAQALVDAVRSSQLLRGWRGGPQYDEAALVQALCRLSEFAMQHADRVQSVDINPLMVRTQGAMCLDAVIELRAQTQQEAQP; encoded by the coding sequence ATGAGCCACGCATCTTCGTCCCTCGACGCCTTGTTCCACCCCCGTTCGGTGGCGCTGGTGGGCGCCTCGTCCGATCCCGAGCGCATTGGCGGCCGCCCGCTGCGCTTCATGCTCGAAGCCGGCTTTGCCGCGCCCATCTACCCGGTCAACCGCAGCGGTGCGCTGATCCAGGGCCTGCAGTCCTACCAAAAGGTGTCGGATATCCCTTTCCCGGTCGACCAGGCCATCATCTGCGTGCCGGTGGCCGGGGTGGAAGAGGCCGTGCGCGATGCCATTGCCAAGGGCGTCAAGGCCATCCAGGTGATGACGGCCGGCTTTGCCGAAATTGATGCGGCCGGCCGCGCGCTGCAGGACCGCATTGTCGGCCTGTGCCGCGCTGCAGGTGTGCGCATGCTGGGCCCCAACTCGCTGGGCCTGCTCAATGTTCCGGCGCGCTTTTTCTCGACCTTCTCCACCTTTCTCAACGGCGCCCAGCCCCAGCCAGGCTCCATCTCGCTGGCTACGCAGAGCGGGGCCTTTGGCTCGGCCGCCTATGGCCTGGCCACCTTGCGCGGACTGGGTTTCAGCAAGATCATCGCCACCGGCAATGAGGCCGATGTCGATGTGGCCGAAAGCATCGACTACCTGGCCGACGACCCGGACACGCGCATCATCTGCGCGGCGGTCGAATCCTGCCGCGATGGCAACCGGCTGCGCCGCGCCTTGCTCAAGGCGGCCCGCGCCGGCAAGCCGGTGCTGATCATGAAGGTAGGGCGCACCGAGCTGGGTGCCGCTGCTGCCTCCACCCACACCGGCTCGCTGGCCGGCAATGACAAGGTCTACGACACGGTGTTCCGCGAATGCGGCGCCCTGCGGCCCGAGTCCATCGAGGAGATGCTGGACATCGCCTACCTCTACACCGTCAGCGGCGTGCTGCCGGCCAATGACGAGTTGGGTGTCTTCACCGGCTCGGGTGGCATCGGTGTGCTGATGGCCGACGAGGCGGGCGCGCAGGGCATGGAGCTGCCACCCTTGCCCGCCACCGCGCGGGAGGCCACCTTGGCGCTGCTGCCCTTTGCGGTGGCCGCCAACCCGTTGGACATGACGGCCCAGGTCACCTCGGTGGCCAGTGGCACCTCGCGCACGCTGGGTGTGATGCTGGAGCACACGCGCTACGGCGCAGTGTTGGGCTACCTGGCCCATGTGGGCCTGTCGCCCGAGCGCTTTGCCAGCACCCAGCAAGAGATTGCGGAACTGGCCGCGCAGCACCGCGAGCGCCTCACCATTCTGGTGATGCTGGCCTTGCCCCAGGTGCGCAGCGCGCTGGAGAAGCAGGGCGTAGCCGTGTTTGAGGACCCGACCCGCGCCGTGCGCGCCGTTGCGGGCCTGGCCAAGATCCGCCAGCGCTGGCAGGCGCTGTACCAGCTGCCAGGCAGCGCGCAGCCTGCCGCGCCCGCCTTGGCGCTGGACGATGTGCATACCGAAAGCGGCGCCAAGCGTGCGCTGGCGGCCGCCGGCCTGCCGGTGCCGCCCGAGCACCTGTGCAGCAGTGCCGCGCAGGCTGCCGCTGCCGCAGCGCAGGTAGGCTTCCCGGTCGTGGCCAAGATTGTCTCGCCCGACATCGCGCACAAGACCGAGGTCGGCGGCGTCATGCTCAACCTGCAAGATGCCACTGCCGTCGACCGCGCCTTTGGCACCTTGATGGACCGCGCCCGTACCGCGCGGCCCGATGCCCGCCTGGAGGGCGTGTTGATTGCCCCGATGCTGCGTGGCGGCGTGGAGGTGATCCTGGGCCTGCACCGCGACCCGACCTTTGGCCAGATGGTGATGTATGGCAGCGGCGGCACGGCGGTGGAGCTGTTCCAGGATGTGGCGCTGGCATCGGCACCGCTCACAGCAGCCCGCGCCCAGGCGCTGGTCGATGCCGTGCGCTCCAGCCAGCTACTGCGCGGTTGGCGCGGCGGCCCACAGTATGACGAGGCTGCGCTGGTGCAGGCGCTGTGCCGGCTGTCGGAGTTTGCGATGCAGCATGCCGACCGGGTGCAGAGCGTGGACATCAACCCGCTGATGGTGCGCACCCAGGGCGCCATGTGCCTGGATGCGGTGATCGAGCTGCGCGCGCAGACGCAGCAGGAGGCACAGCCATGA
- a CDS encoding nuclear transport factor 2 family protein, giving the protein MSSEARLAQLEARLQALSDREAIREALYSYCRGIDRGDEAALRAAYWPDATDRHGAYQGSAEGFIQAALPQLAKGRYIHNIANLSIHLNGDAAAVEAYFLAYQTDTDAAGAPRATFLCGRYVDLFTCRATATAAREWRVAKRVVVYDWQDIWAAPTQDEATRFGRRLPIGARAPDDPWYALMREVAMPASP; this is encoded by the coding sequence ATGAGCAGCGAAGCCAGGCTGGCCCAGCTGGAGGCGCGGCTCCAGGCACTGAGCGACCGCGAGGCGATCCGCGAAGCCCTCTATTCGTACTGCCGTGGCATTGACCGGGGCGACGAAGCGGCCCTGCGTGCTGCCTACTGGCCCGATGCCACCGACCGCCATGGCGCCTACCAAGGCAGTGCGGAAGGCTTTATCCAGGCAGCGCTGCCCCAGCTGGCCAAGGGGCGCTACATCCACAACATTGCCAACCTGTCCATCCACCTGAACGGCGATGCCGCCGCAGTGGAGGCGTATTTCTTGGCTTACCAAACCGACACCGATGCCGCTGGCGCGCCGCGCGCCACCTTCTTGTGCGGCCGCTATGTGGATCTGTTCACCTGCCGCGCCACGGCTACGGCTGCGCGCGAATGGCGGGTGGCCAAGCGCGTGGTGGTTTATGACTGGCAGGACATCTGGGCCGCGCCCACGCAGGACGAAGCCACGCGCTTTGGCCGGCGGCTGCCTATTGGCGCCAGGGCGCCTGACGACCCCTGGTACGCGTTGATGCGCGAGGTGGCCATGCCCGCTAGCCCGTAG
- a CDS encoding porin yields the protein MKANKPRLHPLLAALIATTAAGGAAAQTAQTQELKQITSPAGGLASGGSSSVQVYGLIDSSVASVSMQGQRATKLESGHMMGSRLGFKGSEDLGGGLRANFQLEMGINTSNGAQQQNQGFGAKAFGRGSLISLTGNFGELRMGRTLASLPTEVQAVGDPFGLGGGGNLQGIQPSPGRQNNNILYQSPSFGGFIGKAAYTISEYTRQNIDIEHRAHQYTLALFYKNDAWSAAVSATRMTNPTDGSATRYFNSALAYDFKAFKLFGSFATFKNPGAAITPTVNTGLDNSGQLAGFPSVGYYEGQDDRSFSIGASVKLGPGTLLLNAIDLNDTGPLNRDARQYGVAYLYPMSKRTTLYTDYGYVKNKNGAGYTLTGAVTAAGFTNNGNSNAYRVGIIHSF from the coding sequence ATGAAAGCCAACAAGCCCAGACTTCATCCGCTGCTCGCAGCACTCATCGCCACCACGGCGGCCGGGGGGGCGGCGGCGCAAACCGCGCAGACCCAGGAGCTCAAGCAGATCACCTCGCCGGCCGGCGGGCTGGCATCAGGCGGCAGCAGCTCGGTACAGGTCTATGGCCTGATCGACAGCAGCGTGGCCAGCGTATCCATGCAAGGCCAGCGCGCCACCAAGCTGGAGAGCGGCCACATGATGGGCTCGCGCCTGGGCTTCAAGGGCAGCGAGGACCTGGGCGGCGGCCTGCGGGCCAACTTTCAGCTGGAGATGGGCATCAACACCTCCAACGGCGCGCAGCAGCAAAACCAGGGCTTTGGCGCCAAGGCCTTTGGCCGGGGCTCGCTGATCAGCCTGACCGGCAACTTTGGCGAGCTGCGCATGGGCCGTACCCTGGCATCGCTGCCGACCGAAGTGCAGGCCGTGGGGGACCCCTTTGGCCTGGGCGGCGGCGGCAACCTGCAAGGCATCCAACCATCGCCCGGCCGGCAGAACAACAACATCCTCTACCAAAGCCCCTCGTTTGGCGGCTTTATCGGCAAGGCGGCCTACACCATCAGCGAGTACACGCGCCAGAACATCGACATCGAGCACCGGGCCCACCAGTACACCCTGGCGCTGTTCTACAAGAACGATGCCTGGAGCGCAGCCGTATCGGCCACGCGCATGACCAACCCCACCGATGGATCGGCGACGCGCTATTTCAACTCGGCGCTGGCCTATGACTTCAAGGCCTTCAAGCTGTTTGGCTCGTTCGCCACCTTCAAGAACCCCGGCGCGGCCATCACGCCCACCGTGAACACGGGCCTGGACAACAGCGGCCAGCTCGCCGGCTTCCCCTCCGTGGGCTACTACGAAGGCCAGGACGACCGCAGCTTCTCGATCGGCGCCTCGGTCAAGCTCGGCCCCGGCACCTTGCTGCTCAATGCCATCGACCTGAACGACACCGGCCCGCTGAACCGCGATGCGCGCCAGTACGGCGTGGCCTACCTGTACCCCATGTCCAAGCGCACCACCTTGTACACGGACTATGGCTATGTGAAGAACAAGAACGGCGCCGGCTACACCTTGACCGGCGCGGTAACCGCGGCAGGCTTTACTAACAACGGCAACAGCAATGCCTACCGGGTGGGCATCATCCACAGCTTCTAA
- a CDS encoding TetR/AcrR family transcriptional regulator, translating into MQKNTTKPSDAPEEGSSTRMRVEDRKEQLIEIAMRLFATKGFDGTSLRDIAEEAQITKAALYYHFPNKDALYESILVDGMRTLVNYVSAAMGKVASPEGKVREFMLSSADYMERNRDSWIAGSNMFWFGDNAKPRPENLALRDEYEKLLRDAVKQAIDSQVFQKVDPTIASRMLLAVLNQLPRWHSPTGRLSTRQVVQQYIDMIFQGLLASNPTR; encoded by the coding sequence ATGCAAAAAAACACGACGAAACCCTCCGACGCCCCCGAAGAAGGCAGCAGCACGCGCATGCGTGTGGAAGACCGGAAAGAGCAACTGATAGAAATAGCGATGCGGCTGTTTGCCACCAAGGGCTTTGACGGCACCTCGCTGCGCGACATTGCCGAAGAGGCCCAGATCACCAAGGCCGCGCTCTACTACCACTTCCCCAACAAGGATGCGCTCTACGAGAGCATCCTGGTCGATGGCATGCGCACCCTCGTCAACTACGTGTCTGCAGCCATGGGCAAGGTGGCCAGCCCCGAAGGCAAGGTGCGCGAGTTCATGCTGTCCTCGGCCGACTATATGGAGCGCAACCGCGACTCCTGGATTGCCGGCTCCAACATGTTCTGGTTTGGCGACAACGCCAAGCCCCGCCCCGAGAACCTGGCCCTGCGTGACGAGTATGAAAAACTGCTGCGCGACGCGGTCAAACAGGCCATTGACAGCCAGGTGTTCCAGAAGGTGGACCCCACCATTGCCAGCCGCATGCTGCTGGCCGTGCTCAACCAGCTGCCCCGCTGGCACTCGCCCACCGGGCGCTTGAGCACCCGCCAGGTGGTGCAGCAGTACATTGACATGATTTTCCAGGGGCTGCTGGCTAGCAATCCAACACGCTAA
- a CDS encoding enoyl-CoA hydratase/isomerase family protein, translating to MAYNTLIVDIKDKIAVVTLNRPPVNAQNKEFRNEIMELFDELSDRDDVACIVLTGTGKVFSAGADIRERPNLAGEPGAYGRHNRLVRESNNAIMECSKPIIAAINGPALGAGFGLVMASDIWVASEDAYFSMPEINVGLAGGVTFLQRYFSQSRARRMFFTGMKVSAQEMYRLGLIEACLPADELMPYAMEMARDIASKSPIALRLAKEAARMTLLMPTRDAYRYEQGNTVALSKTEDTREAQQAFLEKREPVYKGR from the coding sequence ATGGCCTACAACACGCTCATCGTCGATATCAAGGACAAGATTGCCGTTGTCACCCTCAACCGCCCGCCCGTCAACGCGCAGAACAAGGAGTTCCGCAACGAGATCATGGAGCTGTTTGACGAGCTGTCTGACCGCGACGATGTGGCCTGCATCGTGCTCACGGGCACGGGCAAGGTGTTCTCGGCCGGTGCCGACATTCGTGAACGCCCCAACCTGGCGGGTGAACCCGGTGCCTATGGCCGCCACAACCGCCTGGTGCGCGAGTCGAACAACGCGATCATGGAATGCTCCAAGCCCATCATTGCGGCCATCAACGGCCCAGCGCTGGGGGCTGGCTTTGGGCTGGTGATGGCTTCGGACATCTGGGTGGCCTCGGAAGACGCCTATTTCTCGATGCCTGAAATCAATGTGGGCCTGGCGGGGGGTGTGACCTTCTTGCAGCGCTATTTCAGCCAATCGCGCGCACGCCGCATGTTCTTTACCGGCATGAAGGTGTCGGCGCAAGAGATGTACCGCCTGGGCCTGATCGAGGCCTGTCTGCCCGCTGATGAGCTGATGCCCTATGCCATGGAGATGGCGCGTGACATCGCATCCAAGAGCCCCATCGCCTTGCGCCTGGCCAAGGAAGCCGCGCGCATGACCTTGCTGATGCCCACGCGTGATGCCTACCGCTATGAGCAAGGCAACACCGTGGCGCTGTCCAAGACCGAAGACACGCGCGAGGCGCAGCAGGCATTTTTGGAAAAGCGCGAGCCGGTCTACAAGGGCCGCTGA
- a CDS encoding restriction endonuclease encodes MDYSKFSWQEFELLCARLLRASGYTLERQVARNRDIGVDFTFTDSSDESWVVEVKHFTRPRTGTTILRQAAVQLNSAKQLTGATKGLLIISMPLPQNLKNDIEAREGIRIWDSRHINKLLANNLEIEQDFLMLMDAQAVARRGLDEPSPLDPRAQELIGKLEALPPGKETFREFEDLCVEILNYAFFPHLGVPSVQSRTEDTLDIRDAVFPITGEHPFWQEIRRTCFTRFMVAEFKNYTKSIGQREVESIQQYLYSKAMRMFGVLCSRNQPNDSALLARRRAWVESNKLILLLSDDELKDLVRAKSYGENPTDVLDAQLGEFFLRLAP; translated from the coding sequence ATGGACTATTCGAAATTTAGCTGGCAGGAATTCGAGTTGCTCTGCGCCCGGCTTTTACGGGCTTCAGGATATACACTCGAGCGACAAGTGGCACGCAATCGGGACATAGGAGTCGACTTCACGTTCACTGATTCATCGGATGAATCATGGGTTGTCGAAGTGAAACACTTCACTCGACCTAGAACAGGGACTACCATACTCAGGCAAGCAGCTGTTCAACTCAATTCTGCAAAGCAGTTGACTGGTGCAACCAAGGGTCTGCTGATCATCTCAATGCCGCTACCGCAGAACCTCAAAAACGATATCGAAGCACGTGAGGGCATCAGGATTTGGGACTCTCGCCATATAAATAAACTCCTGGCTAATAATCTAGAAATTGAGCAAGACTTTCTAATGCTCATGGATGCCCAAGCTGTCGCACGTCGTGGTTTGGATGAACCCTCACCACTTGATCCACGTGCACAAGAACTGATTGGTAAGCTAGAGGCACTTCCGCCAGGAAAAGAGACATTTCGTGAATTTGAGGACCTCTGCGTGGAGATTCTGAATTATGCATTCTTTCCACACTTAGGTGTTCCATCCGTGCAAAGCAGGACCGAGGATACCTTAGATATTAGAGATGCCGTCTTTCCAATTACAGGCGAGCATCCCTTTTGGCAAGAAATCCGGAGAACTTGTTTTACCCGCTTCATGGTAGCCGAGTTCAAGAACTATACGAAAAGCATTGGGCAGCGTGAAGTAGAATCTATTCAGCAGTATCTTTATTCGAAGGCTATGCGTATGTTTGGAGTATTGTGCAGCCGGAATCAACCCAATGATTCGGCGCTCCTAGCGCGGCGGCGCGCATGGGTTGAGAGTAACAAACTCATACTTCTGCTTTCTGACGATGAACTCAAGGATCTTGTTCGCGCAAAGTCCTATGGCGAGAATCCTACAGATGTTTTAGACGCACAGCTGGGTGAATTCTTTCTCAGACTAGCTCCGTGA
- a CDS encoding ATP-binding protein: protein MATVEAEHQRFIEHLAATSSPANVQRFAELVHQNLDALADVGIARRARSVKLAPIVIDGMRLPLQVKPVVRPIGQAVLQAFKLTGLKVGPFRGFMAQETFDLSRDITLVYGPNGSGKTSFCEALEFAMLGSVGEAKAKRIDQKTYCNNAHVKNHAPPQLTGTLPEGGTFRIQPNEADFRFCFIEKNRLDDFARIAAKTPGDQKLLIATLFGVEQFASFVKGFNTELDGNLMLLGPKAQELAQKKLALTASSQAIEQFELRKAALNEEAIQVAALFDKTKTFAELRVWLRGTVELPGRLAEVTKALDKPRVKISNITAAALQAFFGTVKSTGVQLGQIRTTLQQRAGEVSFSHLYKAVSELANSAVECPACRTPLDRVTVNPFERAEHGMAQLKELSDLQDKAAELKEQLADQAHRLLHAMHSAAIAAKEVAPKDFAAAALPELPVESTGKWMTVWTDDDNRAFNELLKLLGLVETSNQAARDEEAKRILLVQERERLQDLETSIARLEWSFEALKKEFETAQGVISSFDEQNKKLIEEVETENLEVKHHWDVKAAYDEYLTKLKDYLGELPAQLVMGLGAKTTELYNAFNRGDHPNDQLVTLTLPLTENDKILVELAGSPGQRFDALHIFSEGHIRCLGLAILLAKNLEQGCQVVIFDDVVNAIDDEHRDGIWRTFLGEGRLDGKQVILTSHAEEFLMRIQQELGAKMASEISRYHFLPHLGEYQLRVDTTPPSKNYLLVAQDAVVNHQKRDALRDARAALESLTDRIWKWLGKAGDGSIDLKMNRPGAPIELYNKCTKLVAALKKQQLAATHTAAEEMIIGLSGLLGISGQSIEWYYLNAGTHDSTRAHDFDIATVRTIVACLSTLDTSLQKAAKPDKQATNI, encoded by the coding sequence ATGGCAACTGTAGAAGCAGAGCATCAGCGCTTTATAGAACATCTTGCTGCAACTAGCTCACCAGCTAATGTGCAGCGGTTTGCCGAGTTGGTTCACCAAAACTTAGATGCATTGGCTGATGTTGGCATAGCTCGCAGAGCTAGGTCTGTCAAACTCGCTCCGATCGTTATTGACGGCATGCGGCTTCCGCTGCAAGTCAAACCGGTAGTTCGCCCCATAGGACAAGCGGTCCTGCAGGCTTTTAAGCTCACGGGACTTAAAGTGGGGCCATTTCGCGGATTCATGGCACAAGAAACGTTTGATCTTAGTCGAGACATTACACTCGTCTATGGTCCCAACGGAAGCGGTAAGACCAGTTTTTGCGAAGCGCTTGAGTTCGCCATGCTGGGCAGCGTTGGCGAAGCTAAAGCAAAAAGAATAGACCAAAAGACCTACTGCAACAACGCTCACGTCAAAAATCACGCCCCCCCACAGTTGACCGGTACGTTGCCCGAGGGAGGGACGTTTCGGATTCAGCCCAACGAAGCTGATTTTCGATTCTGCTTTATCGAGAAAAATCGTCTGGATGACTTTGCTCGAATTGCGGCGAAGACGCCTGGTGACCAAAAGCTTCTTATCGCCACGCTGTTCGGGGTTGAGCAATTCGCAAGCTTTGTTAAGGGCTTCAACACAGAACTGGATGGAAATCTAATGCTCTTGGGTCCAAAGGCTCAAGAGCTTGCTCAGAAAAAGCTCGCGCTCACTGCATCGAGTCAAGCCATTGAGCAGTTCGAGTTAAGAAAGGCTGCACTGAATGAGGAGGCCATTCAAGTGGCCGCACTCTTCGATAAAACAAAAACCTTCGCAGAGCTCCGTGTTTGGCTTCGCGGGACTGTGGAACTGCCTGGTCGGCTTGCTGAGGTAACGAAGGCTTTAGACAAGCCTAGAGTGAAAATTTCTAATATCACCGCAGCTGCCTTGCAAGCCTTTTTTGGCACTGTCAAAAGCACAGGAGTTCAGTTAGGTCAGATTCGCACTACGTTGCAACAACGCGCAGGAGAAGTCTCGTTTAGTCATCTCTACAAAGCCGTGAGCGAACTAGCTAATAGTGCCGTTGAATGTCCAGCTTGTCGCACTCCGCTTGACCGAGTGACCGTCAATCCGTTTGAGCGTGCCGAGCACGGCATGGCACAGCTTAAGGAGCTGAGTGACCTGCAAGATAAAGCGGCAGAGCTAAAAGAACAGCTTGCTGATCAAGCCCATAGGTTATTGCATGCAATGCATTCAGCAGCCATTGCTGCCAAGGAAGTGGCACCTAAGGATTTTGCCGCCGCTGCTCTACCAGAGTTGCCGGTCGAAAGTACCGGAAAGTGGATGACAGTTTGGACTGATGATGATAACCGTGCCTTCAATGAACTTCTTAAGCTGCTTGGGCTCGTTGAAACCTCTAACCAAGCTGCAAGAGATGAAGAAGCGAAGCGGATACTTTTAGTTCAAGAGAGAGAGCGCTTGCAGGACTTGGAAACATCGATCGCCAGACTAGAGTGGAGCTTTGAGGCGTTGAAAAAGGAATTCGAAACAGCCCAAGGTGTGATATCCAGCTTTGATGAGCAGAACAAAAAACTCATCGAAGAGGTCGAGACTGAAAATCTAGAGGTTAAGCACCACTGGGATGTTAAGGCTGCTTATGACGAGTATCTCACCAAACTCAAAGATTATTTAGGCGAACTACCTGCACAGCTCGTGATGGGGCTAGGAGCAAAGACGACGGAGCTCTACAACGCATTTAACCGTGGAGACCACCCCAACGACCAGCTGGTGACATTGACTCTGCCCCTGACGGAGAACGACAAGATCCTTGTTGAACTCGCAGGCTCTCCAGGCCAAAGGTTTGATGCGCTACACATCTTCAGCGAAGGGCATATCCGCTGCTTGGGCTTAGCTATACTGTTGGCCAAAAACCTTGAGCAAGGTTGTCAGGTCGTAATATTTGATGACGTAGTAAACGCAATTGACGACGAACACCGCGATGGGATTTGGCGCACATTTCTTGGGGAGGGGCGCCTAGACGGCAAGCAAGTAATCCTAACTTCTCATGCCGAAGAATTCCTGATGCGAATCCAGCAGGAGCTGGGTGCAAAAATGGCTTCTGAGATAAGCCGCTATCACTTCCTTCCTCATTTAGGCGAGTATCAGCTTCGAGTCGACACGACTCCTCCCAGCAAGAACTATTTACTGGTTGCGCAGGACGCTGTAGTTAATCATCAAAAGCGAGATGCACTTCGCGACGCGAGAGCTGCACTTGAAAGCCTGACCGACCGAATTTGGAAATGGCTTGGTAAAGCTGGAGATGGTTCGATTGATTTAAAAATGAACAGACCAGGTGCTCCGATCGAGCTTTACAACAAATGCACAAAGCTCGTCGCTGCTTTGAAAAAGCAGCAACTTGCGGCAACGCACACAGCAGCAGAAGAAATGATTATCGGTCTATCCGGACTACTGGGCATTAGTGGACAGTCAATAGAATGGTATTACCTAAATGCTGGAACCCATGATTCAACTCGAGCCCATGATTTCGATATCGCGACCGTCAGAACTATTGTTGCCTGTTTGAGCACTCTAGACACATCACTTCAGAAGGCAGCTAAGCCCGACAAACAAGCGACTAATATCTAG
- a CDS encoding SDR family NAD(P)-dependent oxidoreductase — translation MSEPTSVPAQAPAQAQAPSHFPETPGLLQGRLALITGAASGIGQAIAISFAKAGARVIVTDLDTARCADTLAQVKAAGVDGWAFALDVTDLEACQALAARIGSDIGPVDTLVNNAGLLIREGIDHPQASRHLRQVIDVNVFGLYNMVQSWLLALRATRGCILNIASGAAFIAQGNAMGYSASKGAVKMATQTLALDLGRDGIRVNALAPGVIHTPMTEATRNNPQRLQGFIQRTPAGRIGVPQELAGPAVFLVSGLASYVNGVTLPVDGGTVAV, via the coding sequence ATGAGCGAACCAACATCCGTACCCGCACAAGCCCCTGCCCAAGCCCAGGCCCCCAGCCATTTCCCCGAAACGCCCGGCTTGCTGCAAGGCCGCCTGGCCCTCATCACCGGCGCGGCCAGCGGCATCGGCCAGGCCATCGCCATCAGCTTTGCCAAGGCCGGCGCCCGAGTAATAGTGACGGATCTGGACACTGCACGCTGCGCCGACACCCTGGCCCAGGTAAAAGCCGCTGGCGTAGACGGCTGGGCCTTTGCACTCGACGTCACCGATCTGGAGGCCTGCCAGGCGCTGGCCGCCCGCATCGGCAGCGACATCGGCCCGGTGGACACCCTCGTCAACAACGCCGGCCTGCTGATCCGCGAAGGCATCGACCACCCCCAGGCATCGCGCCACCTGCGCCAGGTCATCGATGTGAACGTCTTCGGCCTCTACAACATGGTGCAGTCCTGGCTACTCGCCCTGCGCGCCACACGCGGCTGCATCCTCAACATCGCCTCCGGCGCAGCCTTTATCGCCCAGGGCAACGCCATGGGCTACTCCGCCTCCAAAGGCGCCGTAAAAATGGCCACCCAGACCTTAGCCCTCGACCTGGGCCGCGACGGCATCCGCGTCAACGCCCTGGCCCCCGGCGTCATCCACACCCCCATGACCGAAGCCACCCGCAACAACCCGCAGCGCCTGCAAGGCTTTATCCAGCGGACGCCCGCCGGGCGGATTGGTGTGCCGCAGGAGCTGGCGGGGCCGGCGGTGTTTTTGGTGTCGGGGCTGGCTAGTTATGTGAATGGGGTGACGTTGCCGGTGGATGGGGGGACGGTGGCGGTTTAG
- a CDS encoding branched-chain amino acid ABC transporter permease — protein MHFFSQRTNTILLVLALVALLLAPLVAYPVFLIKLMCYALLAASVNLLMGYAGLLSFGHAMFFGTAGYAAAHAIKVWGWDGSAAILLAMLCAMAVAVVTGLLAIRRHGIYFSMITLAFSQVIYFFALRLPFTGGEDGIQNVPRPEVFGFISLADNTTLYYFAATLVAAAFWLIYRIVYSPFGQVLRAIRDSEARAQSLGYQVLRYKLVIFVLSAALAGLAGALKVITFQLATLNDVNWTTSGEALLICIVGGLQTLLGPVIGAAIIVSMQNYLVAMAEWVLIIQGLVFVVVVMLFRKGIIGQLYAWLETRQARQAAPQLEAQNQAERQSRSQTGQGA, from the coding sequence ATGCATTTCTTCTCACAACGCACCAACACCATCTTGCTGGTGTTGGCGCTGGTGGCCCTGCTGCTGGCGCCGCTGGTGGCCTACCCGGTCTTTCTGATCAAGCTGATGTGCTACGCACTGCTGGCCGCATCGGTCAACCTGCTGATGGGTTACGCCGGCCTGCTGTCCTTCGGCCATGCCATGTTCTTTGGCACGGCCGGCTATGCCGCCGCGCATGCGATCAAGGTCTGGGGTTGGGACGGCTCGGCCGCCATCCTGCTGGCCATGCTCTGCGCCATGGCCGTGGCCGTGGTCACCGGCCTGCTGGCCATCCGCCGCCATGGCATCTACTTCTCGATGATCACCTTGGCCTTCTCCCAGGTCATCTACTTCTTTGCGCTGCGCTTGCCCTTTACCGGCGGTGAGGACGGCATCCAGAACGTACCCCGGCCGGAGGTGTTTGGCTTTATCTCGCTTGCCGACAACACCACCCTGTACTACTTTGCCGCCACCCTGGTCGCCGCCGCCTTCTGGCTCATCTACCGCATCGTCTACTCGCCCTTTGGCCAGGTGCTGCGCGCCATCCGCGACAGCGAGGCACGTGCCCAGTCGCTGGGCTACCAGGTGCTGCGCTACAAGCTGGTGATCTTTGTGCTGTCCGCCGCACTCGCCGGCCTGGCTGGCGCGCTCAAGGTCATCACCTTCCAGCTCGCTACGCTCAACGATGTGAACTGGACCACCTCGGGCGAGGCACTGCTCATCTGCATCGTCGGCGGCCTGCAGACCTTGCTGGGCCCCGTCATTGGCGCGGCCATTATTGTCAGCATGCAGAACTACCTGGTCGCCATGGCCGAGTGGGTGCTGATCATCCAGGGCCTTGTCTTTGTCGTCGTCGTGATGCTGTTCCGCAAGGGCATCATCGGCCAGCTCTACGCCTGGCTGGAAACCCGCCAGGCACGCCAGGCCGCACCGCAACTGGAGGCCCAAAACCAGGCCGAGCGCCAGAGCCGCAGCCAAACTGGACAAGGAGCATGA